The Solibacillus sp. FSL R7-0682 genome includes a window with the following:
- the cbpB gene encoding cyclic-di-AMP-binding protein CbpB — MISTNNRALLDIPIKDFIISSEKVAHVQTGNSAEHALLVLTKTGYSSIPVLDMKYRLQGLLSTKMITESILGLERIEYDKLANIKVDEVMNREVAYLKITDTFQRALDLVINHAFLCVVDEEGTFVGIMTRRIILKQLKKYIYQQNA, encoded by the coding sequence ATGATTTCAACTAACAACAGAGCGTTACTAGACATACCCATTAAAGATTTTATTATTTCTTCTGAAAAGGTAGCCCATGTACAAACTGGAAATAGTGCAGAGCATGCATTGCTTGTCTTAACAAAAACAGGTTATTCATCCATTCCAGTATTGGATATGAAGTATCGTTTACAAGGTTTATTAAGCACAAAAATGATTACAGAGTCCATTTTAGGGTTAGAGCGAATTGAATACGATAAATTAGCGAATATTAAAGTTGACGAGGTTATGAATCGAGAAGTGGCGTATTTAAAAATAACAGATACATTCCAACGGGCTCTTGATTTAGTTATTAACCATGCCTTTTTATGTGTAGTAGACGAGGAAGGTACTTTCGTCGGCATTATGACGAGAAGAATTATTTTAAAGCAATTAAAAAAATATATTTATCAACAAAATGCATAA
- a CDS encoding N-acetyldiaminopimelate deacetylase, whose product MKSLQEIRRDLHKIPEVGFQEFKTQQYLLNFLQALPQQNLRIITWKTGIVAFIQGANPTKLIGWRTDIDGLPIYEETGLEFVSQHEGYMHACGHDCHMTVALGLVESFTKLQPTQNVVVYFQPAEEGPGGAEPMVEWLRAEHPELIADEIYALHIAPEYPVGTVATKPGLLFANTSELFIDLKGLGGHAAYPHKTRDMTIASANLILQLQTIISRNVNPMDSAVITIGKMTSGTVQNVIAEYARLEGTIRTLNAEAMAEVKRRIEAICKGIEAAFECHVSIDYGSMYYEVNNEERCANALLQFAEQFEGATAYECPAAMTGEDFGYFIKDIPGAMFWSGANCEYGLHHAKICPDEALLEFNVNFVEGFIRKL is encoded by the coding sequence ATGAAATCTTTACAGGAAATCCGAAGAGATCTACATAAAATTCCAGAGGTTGGCTTTCAAGAATTTAAAACACAGCAATATCTTTTAAATTTTCTACAAGCATTGCCACAGCAAAACTTACGAATTATTACTTGGAAAACAGGGATTGTTGCTTTCATACAGGGAGCTAATCCTACAAAATTAATTGGTTGGCGAACAGATATTGACGGGCTCCCGATTTATGAAGAGACTGGGCTTGAGTTCGTTTCACAGCATGAGGGGTATATGCATGCATGTGGTCATGATTGTCATATGACGGTAGCTCTTGGGCTAGTAGAGTCATTTACAAAACTACAGCCTACCCAAAATGTCGTTGTATATTTCCAACCTGCTGAGGAAGGCCCAGGTGGCGCGGAGCCAATGGTAGAGTGGTTGCGAGCAGAGCATCCTGAGCTCATTGCGGACGAAATTTACGCGTTACATATTGCACCAGAATATCCAGTAGGTACTGTTGCAACAAAACCAGGCTTACTATTTGCGAACACGTCAGAATTATTTATTGATCTCAAAGGCTTAGGTGGGCATGCAGCATATCCACATAAAACACGCGATATGACGATTGCCTCGGCCAATTTAATTTTACAATTGCAAACAATCATTAGCCGAAATGTCAATCCAATGGATAGTGCAGTTATTACAATTGGCAAAATGACTTCTGGGACGGTACAAAATGTTATTGCAGAGTATGCGCGTTTAGAGGGAACAATTCGCACGTTAAATGCAGAAGCAATGGCCGAAGTGAAACGTCGGATTGAGGCCATTTGTAAAGGGATAGAAGCAGCCTTTGAATGCCATGTTTCGATTGACTACGGGTCCATGTATTATGAAGTGAATAACGAAGAACGTTGTGCTAATGCACTGTTACAATTCGCTGAGCAGTTTGAAGGTGCAACTGCTTACGAATGTCCTGCGGCTATGACAGGTGAAGACTTTGGCTACTTCATTAAAGATATTCCAGGTGCGATGTTTTGGTCAGGTGCAAATTGCGAATACGGTTTACATCATGCCAAAATATGCCCTGATGAAGCGTTACTTGAATTCAATGTAAATTTTGTTGAAGGTTTTATTAGAAAATTATAA
- a CDS encoding MFS transporter, protein MEQQSNKLALYLLMFNMFITMGGIGIIVPVMPAYLQLFGVGGQVLGFLIAGFALAQFLLSPVAGDLSDRHGRKIFIIIGLIVYGCSQMLFGFASEVWVLFLARFLSGAGAAFIMPPIMAFVADITTYEERGKGMGMIGAAMSLGFMIGPGIGGFLSKVDLTFPFYLAGSVAIMAAALSAIYLPNVKNSITVTKPRESLVKQLTRSVKTNYFVFLIVVFTFSFGIANFQATLSLYLDHKFNYSPTDIAIILTVGGFAGVVLQMYVVNKLFKRYGEMKVILVNLLIAAITMLCVIYISGFFTILVVATLFSIATTFIRPAVNTLISKLAGEEQGFAAGMNNAYMSLGNMFGPALAGILFDWNPDSPYILGTVVLVACFMLAYAWTAKRASHLMEAS, encoded by the coding sequence ATGGAGCAACAATCAAATAAATTAGCGCTTTATTTATTAATGTTTAATATGTTTATAACAATGGGAGGAATCGGTATTATCGTCCCAGTTATGCCCGCATATCTACAATTATTTGGCGTAGGCGGTCAGGTTTTAGGATTTTTAATTGCTGGTTTTGCCCTTGCACAATTTTTACTTTCCCCTGTTGCAGGTGATTTATCAGACCGTCATGGTAGAAAAATATTTATTATTATCGGTCTTATCGTTTATGGCTGTTCACAAATGTTATTTGGCTTTGCTTCTGAAGTTTGGGTACTGTTTCTAGCGCGCTTTTTAAGCGGTGCCGGTGCTGCCTTTATTATGCCTCCAATTATGGCTTTTGTGGCAGACATTACAACCTATGAAGAACGTGGGAAGGGCATGGGTATGATTGGAGCTGCAATGTCTTTAGGCTTCATGATTGGCCCCGGGATTGGCGGCTTTTTATCAAAGGTTGATTTAACCTTTCCATTTTATTTAGCAGGAAGTGTAGCGATAATGGCCGCTGCCTTATCTGCAATTTATTTACCAAACGTAAAAAACAGTATTACGGTAACTAAGCCTCGCGAAAGCTTAGTGAAACAGCTTACACGCTCTGTTAAAACAAACTATTTTGTATTTTTAATCGTCGTATTCACGTTTAGCTTTGGAATTGCAAACTTCCAAGCAACGCTTTCTCTTTATTTAGACCATAAATTTAACTATTCACCAACCGATATCGCAATTATTTTAACTGTTGGTGGCTTTGCTGGTGTGGTCCTTCAAATGTATGTAGTGAATAAACTATTTAAGCGCTATGGAGAAATGAAGGTCATCTTAGTCAATCTATTAATAGCTGCGATCACAATGCTATGTGTTATTTATATTAGTGGGTTCTTTACTATTTTAGTTGTCGCAACACTATTCTCGATTGCTACAACCTTTATCCGTCCAGCCGTCAATACGCTTATTTCTAAATTAGCTGGGGAAGAACAAGGCTTTGCAGCAGGCATGAATAACGCCTATATGAGCTTAGGCAATATGTTTGGCCCAGCTCTTGCTGGTATTTTATTCGATTGGAATCCTGACTCACCTTACATTTTAGGAACAGTCGTATTAGTTGCCTGTTTTATGCTTGCCTATGCATGGACCGCGAAACGTGCGTCCCACCTTATGGAAGCGTCATAA
- a CDS encoding RNA degradosome polyphosphate kinase encodes MTTNIEADSVFESEYNDNHKEFKSNLHLLEEIAKPQYYNNRELSWLAFNERVLEEAEDEDNPLLERLKFLAIFSSNLDEFFMVRVAGLQDQIRAGFHKPENKSGFTPKEQLTKIAERTQALVRRQTEVYRHLMHELLPQEKVFVRDLKQLTVAQKKFINELFEETIFPVLTPVAVDAYRPFPTLLGRTLNLLVMLENSGSDNENIEKVAIVQVPSVLERFIKVPSKEDETVFVLLEDVISSNIDRLFFGYKVKSTQAFRLTRNADLTIHEEGAQDLLVEIEKELKKRKWGVGSRLEVRDGEMNDDVLEYLLDEFEIGESDVFKIDGPLDLTAMFAFVKAISAGREHLEYESFIPQPPQDLQSDETIFEKSLIQDLFFHHPYESFAPIVDFIGEAAEDPSVLAIKQTLYRVSGNSPIIQALKQAAENGKQVTVLVELKARFDEENNVHWAKQLEQAGCLVIYGMNNLKTHSKITLVVRRRQGKIERFVHLGTGNYNDATAKIYTDMGIITSNKEFGIDATNFFNYLSGYTEKPEFHHLVVAPFDIRDEFIHLINKEIQLHKQFGNGFIRAKMNSLTDKDLMMKLYEASIAGVKIELIIRGICCIRPGIPGISENITVTSIVGRFLEHSRIFWFHHNGENNIYLSSADMMTRNMIKRVEILFPIYSTDIKNRIQRIMETQLEDNQKARIQDSNGKYHYKEDHNSDLRINSQELFLIESLGTIVEE; translated from the coding sequence ATGACAACCAATATAGAGGCTGATTCTGTGTTCGAATCAGAGTATAACGATAATCATAAAGAATTTAAATCTAATTTACATTTATTAGAGGAAATTGCGAAGCCTCAATATTATAATAACCGAGAATTAAGTTGGTTAGCTTTCAATGAACGAGTTTTGGAAGAGGCGGAAGATGAAGATAATCCGTTACTTGAGCGATTGAAGTTTTTGGCAATTTTCAGCTCTAATTTAGATGAATTTTTTATGGTTCGTGTAGCTGGATTACAGGATCAAATTAGAGCGGGCTTTCACAAACCTGAAAATAAGTCGGGATTTACGCCAAAAGAACAGCTAACAAAAATTGCTGAACGTACACAAGCATTAGTACGCCGTCAAACAGAAGTATACCGTCATCTCATGCATGAACTATTACCGCAAGAAAAGGTTTTTGTACGCGATTTAAAGCAATTGACAGTGGCGCAAAAAAAATTTATTAATGAGCTATTTGAAGAAACCATTTTTCCTGTATTAACACCTGTCGCTGTTGATGCATATCGCCCATTTCCAACGCTTCTTGGTCGGACATTAAACTTGCTTGTTATGCTGGAAAACAGTGGATCAGATAATGAAAATATAGAAAAAGTAGCCATTGTGCAAGTTCCCTCAGTATTAGAACGCTTCATAAAAGTACCTTCAAAAGAGGATGAAACTGTCTTTGTCTTATTAGAAGATGTCATTTCTAGTAATATTGATCGTTTGTTCTTCGGATATAAGGTGAAATCAACACAAGCATTTCGTCTGACACGAAATGCAGATTTAACCATTCACGAAGAGGGCGCACAAGATTTACTTGTTGAAATTGAAAAAGAGCTGAAAAAACGAAAATGGGGCGTTGGATCTCGTCTAGAAGTACGTGATGGTGAGATGAATGATGATGTATTAGAATACTTACTTGATGAATTTGAAATTGGAGAATCAGATGTTTTTAAAATTGATGGTCCTCTTGATTTAACAGCAATGTTTGCCTTTGTAAAGGCTATTTCAGCTGGACGTGAGCATTTGGAATACGAAAGCTTTATTCCACAGCCACCACAGGATTTACAGTCTGACGAAACAATTTTTGAAAAATCTTTAATCCAAGATTTATTTTTCCACCATCCATATGAGTCCTTTGCACCGATTGTTGATTTCATTGGAGAAGCAGCAGAGGATCCGAGTGTATTAGCCATTAAACAAACATTGTATCGAGTAAGTGGAAATTCTCCAATCATTCAAGCTTTAAAGCAAGCTGCGGAAAATGGGAAACAAGTAACAGTATTAGTCGAATTAAAAGCACGCTTTGATGAGGAAAATAACGTGCACTGGGCAAAACAGTTAGAGCAGGCAGGCTGTTTAGTTATATACGGTATGAATAATTTAAAAACTCATTCCAAAATTACATTAGTTGTTCGTCGCCGTCAGGGGAAAATTGAGCGCTTCGTACATCTTGGCACGGGGAATTATAATGATGCCACGGCAAAAATTTATACCGATATGGGCATTATTACTTCAAATAAAGAATTTGGTATTGATGCAACCAATTTCTTTAATTATTTAAGTGGTTACACGGAAAAACCGGAATTCCATCATTTAGTTGTTGCTCCCTTCGATATTCGTGATGAATTTATTCACTTAATTAATAAGGAAATTCAATTGCACAAACAGTTTGGAAATGGCTTTATTCGTGCAAAAATGAATTCTTTAACAGACAAGGATTTAATGATGAAGCTATATGAAGCATCCATTGCTGGTGTGAAAATTGAGCTGATTATTCGTGGAATCTGTTGTATTCGCCCAGGTATTCCTGGTATTAGCGAAAATATCACAGTGACAAGCATCGTTGGGAGATTTTTGGAGCATTCTCGTATTTTCTGGTTTCACCATAATGGCGAGAATAATATTTATTTATCATCTGCGGATATGATGACTCGTAATATGATTAAGCGTGTTGAAATCTTATTCCCTATTTATTCTACGGACATAAAAAACCGTATTCAACGGATTATGGAGACACAATTAGAAGATAATCAAAAAGCACGTATTCAAGATTCTAATGGTAAATATCATTATAAAGAAGATCACAATAGTGATTTACGTATTAATAGTCAGGAACTATTTTTAATTGAATCGTTAGGCACGATTGTAGAAGAATAA
- the dapD gene encoding 2,3,4,5-tetrahydropyridine-2,6-dicarboxylate N-acetyltransferase, with product MEKKLNAQEIIDFISQAKKVTPVKVYVKGNGVVDLSYGADAKVFGEGNHAVVFGEWAEIEAALKEHAAQIEDYVVENDRRNSGVPLLDLKHVNARIEPGAIIRDQVTIGDQAVIMMGALINIGAEIGPKTMIDMGAVLGGRATVGANCHIGAGTVLAGVVEPPSALPVVVEDDVVIGANAVVLEGVRIGKGAVVAAGAIVIRDVEPYTVVAGVPAREIKKLDEKTKSKTEIIDSLRNL from the coding sequence ATGGAAAAAAAGTTAAATGCGCAAGAGATTATTGATTTTATTTCACAAGCTAAAAAAGTTACACCGGTAAAAGTATATGTAAAAGGGAACGGTGTTGTAGATTTATCATATGGTGCAGATGCAAAAGTATTCGGCGAAGGCAATCATGCTGTTGTTTTCGGTGAGTGGGCTGAAATCGAAGCAGCTTTAAAGGAACATGCGGCACAAATTGAAGATTATGTAGTTGAAAATGATCGCCGTAATTCTGGTGTACCATTATTAGATTTAAAGCATGTGAATGCCCGCATTGAGCCAGGTGCAATCATTCGTGATCAAGTAACAATTGGTGACCAAGCAGTTATTATGATGGGAGCGCTTATTAACATCGGTGCGGAAATTGGTCCAAAAACGATGATTGATATGGGTGCTGTATTAGGTGGGCGTGCAACTGTTGGTGCAAACTGTCATATTGGTGCAGGTACAGTTCTTGCTGGTGTTGTAGAGCCACCAAGCGCATTACCAGTAGTTGTAGAAGATGATGTAGTCATTGGTGCCAATGCAGTCGTACTAGAAGGCGTACGTATTGGTAAAGGAGCGGTTGTTGCTGCTGGTGCAATCGTAATTAGAGATGTTGAACCATATACAGTAGTTGCAGGTGTACCTGCACGCGAAATTAAAAAGTTAGATGAAAAAACAAAATCTAAAACAGAAATTATCGATTCTTTACGCAACTTATAA
- the fadH gene encoding 2,4-dienoyl-CoA reductase, which yields MLQNKTIIITGGSSGMGLGMAKQFVQEGANVVITGRDTDRLASAKEEILQLGSTIETFQMDVREPEHAQAMLDFAVDKFGQVDGLVNNAAGNFLVHAEKLSPNGWKAVIDIVLNGSFYCSSAVGRYWIEKGIKGSILNMVATYAWGAGAGVVHSAAAKAGVLSLTRTLAVEWGGQYGIRVNAIAPGPIERTGGADKLWESEEQAKRTINSVPLKRLGTPEEIADLATFMMSDKASYLNGECITLDGGAWLNQFPF from the coding sequence ATGCTACAAAACAAAACGATTATTATTACAGGTGGCTCAAGTGGAATGGGCTTAGGGATGGCTAAACAATTTGTTCAAGAAGGGGCAAATGTAGTCATTACAGGACGCGATACAGATCGGTTAGCTTCGGCGAAAGAGGAAATTTTACAGCTCGGTTCAACGATAGAAACATTTCAAATGGATGTTCGTGAGCCTGAGCATGCTCAAGCAATGCTTGATTTCGCCGTTGACAAGTTTGGACAGGTTGATGGTTTAGTAAATAATGCTGCAGGAAATTTTTTAGTACATGCAGAAAAGCTATCACCGAATGGTTGGAAGGCAGTTATTGATATCGTGCTAAATGGTAGCTTTTATTGTTCCTCAGCAGTAGGACGTTATTGGATTGAGAAAGGAATAAAAGGATCAATTCTCAACATGGTTGCAACGTATGCTTGGGGAGCTGGTGCTGGAGTCGTTCATTCGGCGGCAGCGAAGGCGGGAGTCTTATCCCTTACGCGCACATTAGCAGTGGAATGGGGCGGACAATATGGTATACGTGTGAATGCAATTGCCCCTGGACCGATTGAACGTACAGGTGGTGCCGATAAACTATGGGAATCAGAGGAGCAAGCGAAACGCACGATTAATTCTGTTCCGCTAAAACGTCTAGGTACACCTGAAGAAATTGCAGATTTAGCAACATTTATGATGTCGGATAAAGCTAGTTATTTAAACGGAGAGTGCATCACACTTGATGGCGGGGCATGGCTAAACCAATTCCCATTCTAA
- a CDS encoding LysR family transcriptional regulator, with the protein MTATEAEIIKILAEEKNMRKAAERLFLTQPALSQRLQSIEKEWGAQLFIRSQKGLTATPAGELVIQYCNEMIIRREEIFETIQSLNSKVHGTLKIACASIVGQNWLPKVLKDFVTKYPDTKISLMTGWSSEIVKALYEGEAHIGIVRGQADWKGKKIHLFRDMMYLVDKEIRDMEDILTTDRPFIQFKSDSNYYQEIQQWWQRHFNYNPKHQIIVDQIETCKQMAVNGIGYAILPSITLNGEENVHKIPLTNTESDHGLTRDTWLIGYESTFELRQVEAFVNVVQDHARCLYDYSNGN; encoded by the coding sequence ATGACAGCAACAGAAGCGGAAATTATAAAAATTTTAGCGGAAGAAAAAAATATGCGGAAGGCAGCAGAGCGACTCTTCTTAACTCAGCCAGCGTTGTCACAACGCTTACAATCGATTGAAAAAGAATGGGGCGCACAGCTATTTATTCGTTCTCAAAAGGGTCTAACGGCTACACCAGCAGGAGAACTAGTCATACAGTATTGCAATGAAATGATTATAAGACGCGAAGAAATTTTTGAAACAATTCAATCGTTAAATTCTAAAGTACACGGTACATTAAAAATTGCCTGTGCATCGATTGTGGGACAAAATTGGCTTCCAAAAGTGTTAAAGGATTTTGTGACAAAATATCCGGATACGAAAATTTCGTTAATGACAGGCTGGAGTTCAGAAATTGTGAAAGCTCTTTATGAAGGAGAGGCCCATATTGGTATTGTACGTGGACAAGCAGATTGGAAAGGAAAAAAAATACACTTATTTCGTGATATGATGTATTTAGTTGATAAGGAAATACGGGATATGGAAGATATTTTGACAACAGACCGCCCGTTTATTCAATTTAAAAGCGATTCGAACTATTATCAGGAGATTCAGCAATGGTGGCAGCGTCATTTCAATTACAATCCAAAACATCAAATTATTGTAGATCAAATTGAAACGTGTAAACAAATGGCGGTTAACGGCATCGGTTATGCGATTTTACCTTCTATTACACTAAATGGTGAGGAAAATGTGCATAAAATTCCATTAACCAATACCGAAAGCGACCACGGTTTAACACGTGATACATGGTTAATAGGTTATGAATCAACATTTGAATTACGACAAGTAGAAGCCTTTGTCAATGTTGTGCAAGATCATGCAAGATGTTTATATGATTATTCTAATGGCAATTAA
- a CDS encoding ABC transporter permease has protein sequence MNHRPFNPVLLKEIKLRFRNAKSFSSLAFYLIAITLFILAYFIIMTGVIQTSYMNPTNSFILFCSLTVLQMGLLLFMAPALTAGAISTEREKQTLNILLTTTQTSTQIIIGKLVASLAYLVVLLIATLPMYSILFLFGGVSPTMLGSVFLQFLLTVFAVGSVGILFSTVTKKTILSMISTYGVVIFLTFFTAMFFFVGLVNNFGDLPTYASYFWLSINPIAVVLSVISPDIAIGVEEMTKIEFPPIVVYTIFYSLLGIGSLLIAVKKLRIEK, from the coding sequence ATGAATCATAGGCCGTTTAATCCCGTATTACTTAAGGAAATTAAGTTACGCTTTCGAAATGCTAAAAGTTTTTCGAGCTTAGCATTTTATTTAATCGCCATTACGTTATTTATATTGGCGTATTTTATTATTATGACTGGGGTTATTCAGACGAGTTACATGAACCCAACAAATAGCTTTATTTTATTTTGTAGTTTGACTGTATTACAAATGGGTCTTCTATTGTTTATGGCACCAGCGTTAACAGCGGGTGCCATAAGTACAGAACGAGAAAAGCAAACGCTCAATATATTATTAACAACAACGCAAACTTCGACACAAATTATTATTGGTAAATTAGTAGCATCTTTAGCGTATTTAGTTGTTCTACTAATTGCAACATTACCAATGTATAGCATATTATTCTTATTTGGTGGCGTGTCACCCACGATGCTAGGAAGTGTGTTTTTACAATTTCTTTTAACGGTATTTGCAGTAGGTAGTGTTGGTATTCTGTTTTCTACTGTAACGAAAAAAACGATTTTATCAATGATATCTACGTATGGGGTAGTCATTTTTTTAACATTTTTTACAGCTATGTTTTTCTTTGTAGGTCTTGTAAACAATTTTGGAGATTTACCAACATACGCTTCTTATTTTTGGCTAAGTATTAATCCGATTGCCGTTGTATTGAGCGTAATTTCACCAGATATAGCTATTGGGGTGGAGGAGATGACAAAAATCGAGTTCCCACCTATTGTCGTCTACACGATTTTCTATAGTCTACTAGGAATTGGAAGTTTGTTAATTGCGGTAAAAAAGTTAAGAATAGAGAAGTGA
- a CDS encoding short-chain dehydrogenase — translation MWLYPTIIVCIIICLMGYWLTVRVGHRIEDTGQERDSEIPEEINEHPFMLNPILLVYAVFLGFTGIIIFYYYAKGY, via the coding sequence ATGTGGCTATATCCAACAATAATTGTATGTATTATTATTTGCTTAATGGGGTACTGGCTAACTGTAAGAGTTGGTCATCGAATTGAAGATACAGGACAAGAACGTGATTCGGAAATCCCAGAAGAAATTAATGAACATCCTTTTATGTTGAATCCAATATTGTTAGTGTATGCAGTTTTCTTAGGTTTTACAGGTATTATTATTTTTTATTATTATGCAAAAGGTTATTAA
- a CDS encoding ABC transporter ATP-binding protein, with translation MIEFQHVKKSYNKVHALDDLTLTIQKGTIYGFVGANGAGKSTAFSILATLIPPTSGDVFVNGKSVLNEAQSVRALIGYMPDFFGVYDQLKVEEYLDFYGAAYALPANIREEKIIKLLELVRLTDKRGHYVDDLSRGMKQRLCLARTLMHDPEVLILDEPASGLDPRARVEMRDILKDLKRLGKTICISSHILPELAEICDEIGVLDKGKLIASGNIAEIQAQLQGEKWITVQLLSDVTDAEQYFLNNTFVSNVTVEKAERKLMFAFSGDENAQAQLLKDAIVANIQMITFEVEKKDLEDVFMVITEEVMQHES, from the coding sequence GTGATTGAGTTTCAGCATGTAAAAAAAAGTTATAATAAAGTTCATGCATTAGATGACCTCACCTTAACTATTCAAAAAGGGACAATTTATGGATTTGTAGGTGCGAATGGTGCAGGGAAATCGACTGCATTTTCTATATTAGCAACGTTAATCCCGCCAACTTCAGGGGATGTATTCGTCAATGGGAAAAGTGTTCTCAATGAAGCTCAATCTGTACGTGCACTTATAGGCTATATGCCAGATTTCTTTGGCGTTTATGATCAGTTGAAGGTAGAGGAATATTTAGATTTTTATGGTGCAGCCTATGCTTTGCCGGCCAATATTCGCGAGGAAAAAATCATTAAACTGTTAGAGCTTGTAAGATTAACAGATAAACGAGGGCATTATGTTGATGATTTATCACGCGGTATGAAACAACGTCTATGTTTAGCACGAACACTAATGCATGATCCTGAGGTACTTATATTAGATGAACCTGCTTCAGGATTAGATCCGAGAGCGCGGGTAGAAATGCGTGATATTCTAAAGGATTTAAAGCGATTAGGGAAAACCATTTGTATATCGTCACATATTTTACCGGAGCTTGCAGAAATTTGTGATGAAATTGGTGTGCTGGATAAAGGGAAATTAATTGCAAGTGGTAATATTGCAGAAATTCAAGCTCAGCTACAAGGAGAGAAATGGATTACAGTCCAGCTGTTAAGTGATGTAACAGATGCTGAGCAGTATTTCTTAAATAATACGTTTGTAAGTAATGTAACGGTAGAAAAAGCGGAGCGCAAATTAATGTTTGCTTTTAGTGGAGATGAAAATGCACAAGCCCAGTTATTAAAAGATGCGATTGTAGCGAACATTCAAATGATTACATTTGAAGTAGAGAAGAAAGACTTAGAGGACGTATTTATGGTAATTACCGAGGAGGTTATGCAGCATGAATCATAG